One stretch of Nocardia mangyaensis DNA includes these proteins:
- a CDS encoding phage tail protein, with protein sequence MSAPEWDPQAESRRMDELIRVDQDAARDQTVLVRYWDKDMREVGEEHSYLSLEFTHARNAAGGLKMICPRDMEHFDHLFNNLDGEDATIPITVNTRGFRWDGYITKASIVRDEHGVETVDIEAIHAWNHVSTICCWASPFAPVLAQFPRHHIMFGPVRTLVTSYLTMNLMRLQGGAVFPIAVVPVDPRTDTSRWSAASARFDMADNLFAPMLEDSGVMLTARFFLPEEDEQPAPQWFFLDKPTVVLETVDKSGVTGPTGTLLDGIISWIEEFADDGTTPVRYPRFDSTTEYEAVYGQPGRFGTVKNFPWVWYFENEYSGIGESEIALHKPTATDIIVGGRSPGWVNAGIEYAIKGLLSLIGLDWLYRGQLDDVFLAWMVYRDNIRSNRAGPYAFRELYITGSDKAFNLDGLVAARQGLHLTRGYTSHRVSVEDNAPYVLGHDFGLGDQIGFAVGGQVFTDFVTELTFTDNRETSATWQITVGDGSDEEDSIVKAWQRLGRVTSAIKDLSTDVGADLDLLII encoded by the coding sequence ATGAGCGCGCCGGAATGGGATCCGCAGGCCGAATCGCGGCGGATGGATGAGCTGATCCGGGTCGATCAGGACGCGGCACGGGATCAGACCGTCCTGGTCAGGTACTGGGACAAGGACATGCGCGAAGTAGGGGAGGAGCACAGCTATCTTTCGCTCGAGTTCACCCACGCGCGCAACGCCGCGGGCGGGCTCAAGATGATCTGCCCGCGTGACATGGAGCATTTCGATCATCTCTTCAACAATCTCGACGGCGAGGACGCGACGATCCCGATCACGGTGAACACCAGGGGTTTTCGCTGGGACGGCTACATCACGAAGGCGTCGATCGTTCGTGACGAGCACGGCGTCGAGACCGTGGACATCGAGGCGATCCATGCCTGGAACCACGTGTCGACGATCTGCTGCTGGGCTTCGCCCTTCGCGCCGGTGCTGGCTCAGTTCCCGCGCCACCACATCATGTTCGGTCCGGTCCGAACCTTGGTGACGAGCTATCTGACGATGAACCTGATGCGTCTGCAGGGCGGCGCGGTCTTCCCGATCGCCGTCGTCCCGGTCGATCCGCGCACCGACACGAGCAGGTGGAGCGCCGCGTCGGCCCGATTCGACATGGCCGACAATCTGTTCGCGCCGATGCTGGAGGATTCCGGCGTCATGCTGACAGCGCGCTTTTTCCTCCCGGAGGAGGACGAACAGCCCGCACCCCAGTGGTTCTTCCTCGACAAGCCCACCGTCGTCCTGGAGACGGTCGACAAGTCCGGTGTCACCGGGCCCACCGGCACGCTCCTGGACGGCATCATCTCCTGGATCGAGGAATTCGCCGACGACGGCACGACACCGGTGCGGTATCCGCGATTCGATTCGACCACCGAGTACGAGGCGGTCTACGGCCAGCCGGGTCGGTTCGGCACGGTCAAGAACTTCCCGTGGGTGTGGTATTTCGAGAACGAGTACTCCGGGATCGGTGAGTCCGAGATCGCGCTGCACAAGCCGACCGCGACCGACATCATCGTCGGTGGGCGTTCCCCCGGGTGGGTCAACGCCGGTATCGAGTACGCAATCAAGGGTCTGCTGTCGCTGATCGGTCTGGACTGGCTGTACCGGGGTCAGCTCGACGATGTGTTCCTCGCGTGGATGGTCTACCGCGACAATATCCGCTCGAACCGAGCGGGACCCTACGCGTTCCGCGAGCTCTACATCACCGGAAGCGACAAGGCGTTCAATCTCGACGGCCTCGTGGCCGCCCGGCAAGGGTTGCACCTGACCCGCGGCTACACCAGTCATCGAGTTTCGGTGGAGGACAACGCGCCCTACGTGCTCGGGCACGACTTCGGCCTGGGTGACCAGATCGGCTTCGCGGTCGGCGGCCAGGTGTTCACCGACTTCGTGACGGAACTGACGTTCACCGACAACCGCGAGACCTCGGCCACCTGGCAGATCACCGTCGGTGACGGTTCCGACGAAGAGGACTCGATCGTCAAGGCGTGGCAGCGCCTTGGTCGCGTGACCTCCGCGATCAAGGATCTGTCGACCGATGTCGGCGCCGATCTCGACCTACTCATTATCTGA
- a CDS encoding phage tail protein, giving the protein MTQQRFDASGSKLVVWDVNGRVWHLSGVNAGREGVHLSKQAGFMFAPVELLVSEGARQDGATFHRSVRAKKDWDFVVAITGRPSRVASQSVREFHAVHDAWFRGWSTDRAVTVGHFTRHQGWRFQKAQLSIAPELIGDVDPARNAMAVYKMAATAMDPLEQHFEEQAVWSNTAAVNEGIVRLRNAADQPAWPRYTMNGPGRWSILDPSDGDLPRLVQTPRLEVGETLRIDTHPRRRTARVHTAENPKGRNVWAQLAGRRWLSALGPWSSTEILVQVEGGSGQSQLIASVTPRSSRPF; this is encoded by the coding sequence ATGACGCAACAAAGATTCGATGCCAGTGGTTCGAAACTGGTGGTGTGGGACGTGAATGGCCGGGTTTGGCATCTGTCCGGAGTCAACGCCGGCCGGGAAGGTGTGCATCTGTCGAAGCAGGCCGGATTCATGTTCGCGCCGGTCGAATTGCTGGTTTCGGAGGGTGCCCGTCAGGACGGCGCCACTTTCCATCGGTCCGTGCGGGCGAAGAAGGATTGGGACTTCGTGGTCGCGATCACCGGTCGCCCGTCGCGAGTTGCCAGCCAGAGCGTTCGCGAGTTCCACGCTGTGCACGACGCCTGGTTCCGTGGCTGGTCGACCGACCGTGCGGTGACCGTGGGGCATTTCACCCGGCATCAGGGCTGGCGGTTCCAGAAGGCTCAGTTGAGTATCGCTCCCGAGCTGATCGGTGATGTCGACCCGGCCCGCAACGCGATGGCGGTCTACAAGATGGCGGCCACGGCGATGGACCCGCTCGAGCAGCACTTCGAAGAGCAGGCCGTGTGGTCGAACACGGCTGCGGTGAACGAGGGCATCGTGCGGCTTCGCAACGCCGCCGACCAGCCGGCGTGGCCCAGGTACACGATGAACGGTCCCGGGCGCTGGTCAATTCTGGACCCGAGCGATGGTGACCTGCCGCGCCTGGTGCAGACGCCGCGGCTGGAGGTGGGCGAGACGCTGCGAATCGACACCCATCCCCGGCGCCGGACCGCGCGTGTGCACACTGCGGAGAACCCCAAGGGCCGCAATGTGTGGGCTCAGTTGGCCGGTCGCCGGTGGCTGTCGGCGCTCGGTCCGTGGTCCTCGACCGAGATCCTCGTGCAGGTCGAGGGCGGTTCGGGGCAGTCTCAGCTGATCGCCTCGGTGACGCCGCGATCGTCGAGGCCGTTCTGA